From a region of the Dehalococcoidales bacterium genome:
- the queF gene encoding preQ(1) synthase yields MATQLPHYGPLPQPASLEEAVEVLGREKFPAPDVCLVEFTATEFTSLCPRTGQPDFGKVIIQYLPREYCIESKSLKFYLWAFRNEGAFCETLTSKIADDVVSAIDPLWTRVTVTQNTRGGIALKSSAVRAAPGYSNMNCPGVFTDASQ; encoded by the coding sequence GTGGCAACCCAACTCCCACACTATGGCCCCCTTCCTCAGCCCGCCAGCCTTGAAGAGGCTGTCGAGGTTCTGGGGAGGGAGAAATTCCCCGCACCGGACGTCTGTCTGGTGGAATTCACAGCTACCGAATTTACGAGCCTCTGCCCCCGAACAGGCCAGCCTGATTTCGGGAAGGTCATTATTCAGTACCTGCCGAGGGAGTACTGTATTGAGAGCAAGTCTCTCAAGTTTTATCTGTGGGCATTTCGGAATGAAGGCGCCTTCTGCGAGACTCTCACGTCCAAGATTGCAGACGATGTTGTTTCGGCAATCGACCCACTGTGGACGAGAGTCACAGTAACACAGAACACTCGGGGCGGGATTGCTCTCAAGTCGTCTGCGGTTCGTGCAGCTCCGGGGTATTCAAACATGAATTGTCCAGGGGTTTTCACTGATGCCTCGCAGTGA